Part of the Zea mays cultivar B73 chromosome 4, Zm-B73-REFERENCE-NAM-5.0, whole genome shotgun sequence genome is shown below.
AGTCATTCATAGAGCAAGAATTTGGTCAGTGAGAAATTTAACAACATTATGCGAGGAAAACAAAACGAAATTCTCTGGGACAAATTCCATGCTGCTGGGTCTATTTTCTTCCCTCTAGTGATTTCTCTTCTATATCAGTTTGCCTTCTCCGTCATAGTAAAACTTGTCTGTGAAGTCACTTCGGACCTCAGAACTCAAATTAGAGTATTGTGTGTGTACATAGAACAATCCTCGTCAAATTTGCCGGCTAACATGAGATGAGATGCTATGCATCTGTTTTCTATTGTCCCAGTGCAAACAAAAAGTACAATCACATGTCATAGATCGCAGTACCCAACAAAAGTTGCTGTTGCGCCTTTATTGTCGCTTACAGTTGATGCATTTCTTAGGGCCCATGATCAACAGAACATGAGATAGTGACGAGGCATTTAAAATGCACTGCAGTTTGGCTCATGATCGGACAGCTTTATAAACCAATTGCATAGATACAGATATAGATCTGTAGACATTTCAAAGTCTTAAAATGCTTCGACTAAGATATGGAGAATGACTGATCTGTAGGAATATAATCTAACCATGATGAAGAGCTCTACTTCAGAGTTTACTGTCATTCAGAATTCACGCTGGTTTGATCGGACATTATCTATCTTCTGGCCTCCTTTAATTTCAGAtgatcacacacacacacaaaaatgTGATTCTTTTACTTGTGATTCATACATTTGAACTAAATTCCACTATTGTAGAGTAACAACCTAAATGACGACAGCTTTTTGCTCCATCACAAATTCCAGTCTTTGTTGACGGACTATAATTAAATACTTCAAATAGCTGAAGAGAATTTTGAGGTTTCGTTGATCTTTTGATATACGTTTCAGAGGACCACACCTTGTCTCCATCTTCTATACCTTTATCACTTTTGACTTTTTAATCGAGTGACCTAATTATTGTTCATAAAACTATGCAGATGATCATTTTTCATGATTTTTTTTGTTCTAGCATGAGTGCTTTGTGCCACTTTATGCAGCTAATGATCCCATTCTCTCCAATCTTTACTTTTCGACCTGTCTCACTGAAACTGTGCTACTAAAATTTCACATTTGTGTTTCACCACACTGAAACTGTGACTTACTCATCAGAATTGGTTGACATTGCAGATGCTTCTGAATGAGATCAGGGGTAAGGCAGTCATGTTCACGGGCCACTCCCTCGGTGGCGCCATTGCCACCCTCGCGGCGCTACACTACCTCTGCATCTCATCTTCAAGCTCACCATGGTCACCTGCTGCTCCTGTCCTGTGCGTCACCTTTGGAAGCCCGCTACTAGGCAATGAGGCACTGTCCAGGGCAATCCTGCGTGAGCGCTGGGGTGGTAACTTCTGCCACGTTGTCTCACAGCACGACGTCGTCCCAAGGCTCCTCTTCTGCCCCCCGGACGCCGTCCCTGCGCATATCATTGTCGGAATGCAACTGGATCAATGGCCGGCCCGGACTCGCCACACAGGTGCGGTGAACACGGTCACCACACGCATGGCGGACACTGACAAGAACGCGCTCCAGCAGCTGATACAGACACACATGGCCGCTGTGGCCATGGAGCAGAAGCTTGCTACTCCTGAGACGACAGGTGGGAGTCCTTACCGGCCGTTTGGGACGTACGTGCTGTGCTCCCCAGAAGGTGCGGCGTGCGTGGACAACGCGACCGCGGCGGCACAGATGCTGTACGCCACCTTCGCATCTCGGAGTTCGCCCGGTGCAGAGTCCCCGGAGGCCGCGCACTCCTGCTACGGCGAGCTCGTGCTGAAAATGCCACAGCACCTGCTCCTCAAGAGATGCCTGCGTGTGGACGACACGCGTGCCACGCCCAACTACGACGACGGCGTCTCCCTCGCACTGGAGGCCTCCGGCATCGACGCCACGGTGAGGGCACACGTACGTACATATTAGTCTGCGTGTATTAAACTATGGTACAGTGCGTGTTCTTTGTAGTGTATATCTTGTCTGACATGCTGGCATTACCATCGGCGGCAGGCCATGGAGGCATCGACAGCGCGGCAGTGGCTGAAGACATCGAAGCGGGCAGGGCGGCGGCCGAGCCTGAACTGCGCTTGCCTAGCGACGCAGCTTGGCCGGATCACGCCTCTCCGTGCGCAGATCGAATGGTACAAGGCGGTGTTCGACGCGGAGATGGGGTACTACGACGCGTTTAAGCAGCGCAGGTCGCCCAGGAAGTACTCCAAGGTGAACTTAAACCGCATGAAGCTGGGCCAGTTCTGGGACGGCGTGCTCACTAAGCTCGACGCCGGTCAGCTCCCCCACGATTTCCACCGCCGCGCCAAGTGGGTCAATGCTGCCCGTTTCTACCAGCTCCTGGTCGAGCCTCTCGACATTGCCGACTACCACCACCAAGGCCTCCATCGGACGAGCGGGAGCTACATGACCCACGGCCGGGAGAGGAGGTATGAGCTGTTCGACAGGTGGTGGCAGGAGAAGGCATGTACGGGCGCTGGCGGCGACATCACGTCCTCCATGTTGGCAGCGTCGGCGAGCAGCCGGAGACGCAGCAAATACGCCGGGCTCACGCAGGACCCGTGCTTCTGGGCGAGAGTGGAGGAAGCGAGGGAGGAGACGGAGAGCGCTCGGGGCGAGCGCGACGTGGCGGAGCTGGCGATGAAGCTGGAGGAGCTGCAAGAGTTCGAGCGCTACTCCCGTGAGCTGGTGGCGAACAAGGAGGTGTCTGTTGACGTGCTCGCGCCGCAGTCGAGCTACACGCTCTGGGTGGAGGAGTGGAACCAGCTCAAGCTCAGGGATGAGGTGAGGACACTGTTGCTCCAGTTTTGAGCTGAGTTGCAAACAGCTGATGAATTTGTAGATAGCTGGTGGGCATTCTCCAAATGGTTCAGAAGTACATGAATCATTTGATCATTGTCCATGGATGCTACTATATAGCTGATTGTAAATATATCTAAACCTAGAAACATTGCAGTGGATTACAATATATTTATTCTTTCATGGGTACCTTGATGGCCCGATACTGATTCGAAAAAGCTTTCGAGCAAGGAGGCTTGAAAACAGCTGAAGTTCAGATATGGATGGATGGATGCTAGTAAGCTCCAAGGGCAGAGCCAGTATTTCGGTTTGCGAACCTGTGCAGAAGATTCCCTCTACATATAAAATGCACAAAATTAAATCTGGACCATTCATATCTAATCATTCAATATCTAACGGCTTAACGGTTGAGTATGTGGGTTATTTTTTTTATAAATATATAGCTAGATGCGGGAGAGAGGAACACCaaatttttttttttaaaaaaaatatgtcCATTTGGTGGATGAATGGTAGATTTAATTTGTGTATGGAAGGGATTTCGTGCATAGCTTTCGGTTTAAAGGACTAGTCTGTCTCTGTGTATTATTTTTAGTTTGCCTTTGTTAAAATAATAATTAAGTTAAACTCTTGTTTTACAATAGAAAGACAAACTAAATATGTAAAAATAATATCATAAATTATATAAAAGGACAAGAAAATTTATActgagggctagtttgggagctaAAAAATAGAGGGGATTAGAGAGGCTAAAATTATcttcttattcaattttgaataggaaGGGGATTCTAGCCCTCCAAGCCCTAGCTTCCAAACTAGCGCTAAGTCTTTAACCTCTGCCCGACCATTTTAATACATATGAAAAATTTACACCACTAACATTAATAAAAAAATGGAGAGAGTGTGTGAAAAAACAATCATGAAACATATAACCattctaattaaacaacaacaacCATCCTGCCATTCTAATTCATATAAAATATCACAGTAATCAAGTAAAAAAAGTAGAACGAAGATAAGAGAAACACACGCATACAACATATACTAGAGATTAATGGGAAAAATAACAAGATAAACTCTACATAATCATTCATTTAAACAACAATACAAATGTAAAAAAGTAATAACTAGAACAGAAGAGAAGAAAACATAAATACTCATCCGTCCGACAATAGTAGTCATTTTAGAAAATTAGTTGGTTCATACAATTCTTGATGCTTGGGTTTTGTATATATGTCTAGATTTATCATCATCAATttaaatataaacataaaaatcaagagctaaaatgACTACTATTGGAACGTATAGAGTACTTGATTATATAAATATTATTAAAGAGCATATAAAGAACATGCAAATACTTACTTGTTGGTCACTTGCTTTTACTCCTGAAGGATattaaaaaacaaggcaacacaaatgaatTAATCTTTCACTTTACCCTTTAATTGACCCTTCTTTTATAGATTAATTCAAGGGAGAAGGTAAGGAGGATAGGTAGAGGACAAATTAAGGAAGACATGAATAAAATATAAAGATGAAATGAGTTACTCATATTGGATAAATATTACTTTACTCCATTTTTATTACATGACTAATGATTACAATTATATCTTCGGCTTTGCAAGTGACAATGCGAAGGTAAAGAAAGAAAGACAACTTCGTAGGTGGAGCGAGTCAGTTCTCTCCGATTTAGAAATGTGAGTTATGCATTGAAGGAAAcgatgacgcctaagagggggggggggtgaattaggacttctaaaaattcTCTCTAACCTAGGCCACAAATAAGTCGCTAGAGCAAAACttatgcaaataaataatcttGATTgtgtaaactaggttttgtctaagtgttgctatctctaccgcaaaggctaagtttcaatctaaataatctaaccaaatgataagattgaaacttaaatacttagtataaatgcggaaggtaaagagcaaggtagagatgcaaactctcgtggatgacgctgatatttttaccgaggtatccggaaccacgcagggttccgactaatcctcgttggtgcccgtaCGCAaggggtagcccacgcgagggccaagcacctcggtcgagtaactctatagagagtcgcgggccttctccacacgcgagtggtgctccgcttctggctcctctcggacgctcccgtcGTCTCCACTGTCGAGCTTTCAGCCGAAACACCACGGGCCTCGTTTCCTCTGGTAcaggagagcgagtttgggccattgatttcgatccggtggatgggagccccccctctcctccccaaccctagcagaccccctctccctctccccaatttgttgcagccgcccccctccctctCTTCCTCTCCTCCCCATTGGCAGCCTCCCCCTACCCTCTccatggcttcctcctccctctagatctcccccacacagcaaggatcgagaagaggaggagcacgttgaattgaagaggaagagaggatcaatgagatgttctaccccatctcttcttacagattttcttggggaaaccctaggtaaggatgggatccttgttcctccctctaattatgtgcttttggaggttgtggatcatgaggattaaaggattagaggttggattagatgggggTTAGGTTtttatctcgaatttagtttctgcagaatggcagatttgaCAATTTCAGTTCatgtcagttttccgtggtcttagtagcCTCAAAAAAAGTTTATCTATGAGTTGTAGACAATTATTAGATCTTTCTGTGgatgcgaagaacacctcaatcggaaatcagatcagaaagttattgcaatttgattatatcagtttttcagtctcataattctgtgcagaatctgttctcttaagtttTAGTCAATTTTATCAAAAGAATTGAACTTTAGgtcggtaaaagaagttgtagataatttcataagctttccggattgttaaagagtgcattcatatgaattatgaaactccagttatgtttgttttactgtggctgttcctgtttgcctgtcaAAAATGAgtgtgtctattcactgatgggtttcatctagtaaatggccgaattgactcttccaactatggaaacttttgtagagggataaatgtTCTTACTGACAGCAGAatgtcataatttttggttgagtagttttggagatatcgaattttgaagttaacaatGCTGCTgtgtgaaacagattcagtcagttatattgtcagatgttttagaacttatagatggcagaatttaattatccattgaataccgaagttgtagagtacttGGTGTAGATACTCATAGAGTATTTGTTTCATATCAtcgctgttataattttaaagatacaaaattaataaacaacgctgctgctgtttggcatgtggttcagggtgggagacttcccaccgggtcttggtttcaagtgtatgagcgatttgttgattgttgacaAATGTTTgtaaaatatttgtactaagttttatgtccgctagcaggtggctacactccagatcattccTAGTAcacttttcttcttcgatgaaggcaagtgaatgtagcggtggttgctaccgttttgacttatttttttatcgcctacactctaatattcagaattatggaattctttcataattgaactatatggtgatgctttacttgcttgtattatactgatgctcaaccatatattgatgatgattatgattcgagtatgacccatgagattaattcacacccctgaaggtaaacaaagtattatttgaggtttgtattgtatgtgaaggaagtgaagtatattgataaatgcagcatgccatatacattgcatgattcacttgcatctgaagttttgtcgtgacctatggtccgaccgtaccggtacaacttagcatcgtacgttgcccgaggaggggtacgatgcgactTCATACCTTAGagttatgaaggcagaggacatatgcattgcattcatatgcattcattaaagtgatatttgcagataatgtggttttataccctcagaggtatgaagacagaggacctacacattgcattcctatgcatacattgaagtgatatttgcaggtattgttgacgcagggaagtgttatacaacatattgtggttgttcgaggaaatgagatggtattggttatattgggactactgagttctatatctacaagtatttctgatcttaattgtgatttttaaaaaaaatgttgattaattcaatttgttgtttaaatatctcgtcaaaacaatttgcttgctgagatgtttcatctcactcttgcattactcaatgcaggcgcttgttgctcatcaaggggagtgggaagtagcagcacatccaccttcactcataataacgctgcctaggcgcagtcatgatttaattacaaacttcttgtcaaaggatgtttgtttttaactagttgtgcgcactggttaattcagttcatgtcgttatggttgttttcccattgctagcagactattaatgtctattatgttttcttatcatgatatctatttatactttgttgcttccccgtttatgcaattttcagaggagatgctgtcgaaattttatatatgaatgttagatgtgtagtttagtagcattctggggtgtttgtggatcccggggtgttacagcaaCAGTAGGCAAATAAATTTTCACCCAActattgatgaagtagaccaccaaagaaaaatatgaaacctaTTTAAAAATGTAAAGTAACACCCATTACCCactaccccatgaaaaaggccatataatccaagaatttctacccctttttcccttaagcaaaaagttgccaaattctagaacgattgctcttgcacaaagaatgagataagaaaaatagaatatgttgtttgacatttttcaagtatagtggtagtagaaaacaCCCCATTGGCCatgaactttagaaaatcacactaAAATGACCCATAGGTGTTAGTGGCTAACATTTGGTACCAAGTCATATTACtacacctaaatgccagcaaaaataagctttAAGGAAAAATCCACTGTAaaaggagagttgtagttcaaagcaccccctctgccctacaactggataattttgtacagagagaacccttaactttttaagccccaatttttgagacagaaagttacacaccagtgagaagctactgtaatttttacagaatttttggaaatttataaaggtaggttgtagttcaagcccaccttacaagcataaaagaaaaggagaagaagagagaaaTTGGAAAAGgataatgaatctcaccccaaataattcagctaggaatcttaataaactcccctaagacattaaaaggaaatcagtggaacactaaaataatctgaccaattaacttaaccaaacttgaccctaaatggctaagtgtaccactagaatttccagtagtaagattaagctctaccttattaacTTGATCATTTCACCATACTATTATCATTGCTAAATTGCATGTCATGGCATacgtattgttggggacttgtcctcaaatgctatgaattaagaacaaggtaacataaaatgttaaatatcaatgcccttcgtccgccgaagcattatctccacaaggatttaatgaacttcggacgaaggtcacgagcataatattacgaaggtttcaccttcgtaattaaacttataaagataatacaaagtaaagtaaaacatgaaacattaaaaataaatacattgaaaataaatgacatcattcacatatcttattatatgagtttaagatatttgaatacaacgtttaagtacatttatacctttgccttgacaaacaataattcccgagtgatgcgttagcaattacaataatgcgtgaacagtaaaggaatactgttcactatttataggcacaggacacaacctgtgaggaattacaatcatgtccttcataaaagtttacaacaatgactcagacccttatggactaaaaggtcattctatctttaagtcggttcgacccttcatcttcggatacactataataccgaagcttcatgaacggtgccttcggcatcacgtacgagcagcttcagccgaagctgtttctttctgcaggaccttcggcgacgaagcatggtcccaacagtagccccttcgcggtgctagatcatttttcgtaacgagcttgatccgtgaaaaaagtctcttaggcttcaggaagccgaaggtccaaaaaacaccttccctgagctcgttgtcgagaaacgatacagttttcgagcgcgtagcggtcccaccatgcaggttcactatttggtttttgcggcccaccatgcagtgggtgcgagcaactgtttgcctggtgtaaaaatcctgacgattcaccttcttacctgccgcactatataaacagacaggtaggtgtgaagttaccacatcattcattgctattgcactgttttgctgccataaattttaaccatagccgaagcttgactttcgcattcaaacgaagctccagtttggtgcctgcttcgtcagaagaagagcttcggaagaaaggttattaattttcaagaaattttcaagaaattcaaaatcaaatggccagagtgcgttctactgctagagttgagcgcgaaggagacgaagccgaagctgtggaaactgttcctatctcggaagcaatgaagcgatctggattggtgacatcggaagacaaccctgctgctgaagcagaacaagcagatattgaagagactgattctgaaggtgatcacagtatcgcagtaccgagcaagcctagccacatggacttcggaaagtcaaccatctccaaggctgattttccaaagatggtaaagtcaggctactttagcgaagatgagaaaaagctgattcgcttcggtggagaagaaactaccccgaagccacagaaagatgaaatagtgattttcaagagtttcctcaaagctggtttgagatttcctttgaataggatgattgccgatgtgctaaagaagtttgggatctatcttcatcaactaactcctaatgctattgttaggcttagtgtttatatttgggctctccgaagccaggggtggagccatttgccgaaggtttctgccgggtacacgagctacattaccaaactaaggcaagaaaggatgggttacatgaaaattttggttgttacaattttgcctatcggaagactacaaaatttcctgtgatcagctaccgaagcaagtggccggcaggctggaaatcggaatggttctacgtcaaagttgacgatgacaaggagaagctggtacagagtccgcttgaactgatctttggagagaccagaccccgatgaagtatgacaccagaaggtccaacccaaaccgcgttagctgaattcaggattattgcagagcatattggtactagagatttagtgcaggaatttctggctttcaaaatatttccaactatgaaagaatgggctatgccgaagcttgaaagagagaagaaagagggggagcttgtcgactaccctaccactataagttcaagaaatattttaaggcaccctgccaagaatggctcgaaacaatcgaaataatgagtactgaaatttttggaaattactctaaaaaagaggatcagttgatgacagcagccttcggcacccggccgaagcgaaggctaaacatagtgcttgatgctataggctttgaatatcctgattatgggcgattgggcggagatgccggaggcccgaagagaaaaagaattgccagcgccgttgacaaagaaagcaccaaattggccaaaaagaaaaaggaaatttcTGAAAAgccgagccctgagccgaaggtagctgcttcaagaaaaagaaaactgcatctccagaaccaaaaacattggtccgagaggaggaaactcctgcgacaccttctgctgccgaagtagaagagattctgaaggtaatgactgaacccttgcctgtcaagctaagtccgctggcgccggaactgacgaagttttttcagaaggacaaataagcttcggcagcagaaagtcctgcaaagccgaaaaaacgaagaattatccaagtcgcagatgtgattcatcagacaccgccaccggcgacggtgttaaaaattgtctttgccgagactgctgaagccgaaggcgccgcagccgaagctaccagagtggaaaccactgaagctgaaaccggcgaagccgaagctaccggggccgaagccgggaccaccgaagattcgaacctggaaaccacacttgaggttattgacaatatacttctgaaaatggctgaagaagaagctgctgtggctgcggtgaacacgacaactgaaaaggggaaagagcagattgatgaaatttcggaggaaggagattttaactttcaagatttgcttggacaagagttaacagacgccgaaaaagaagagttgaaaaaatatgccatatcttgcggatataaatcaggggctatgctatttggtggggtcaacgaagggaagctaagatgccttcggagtcacaccgaggccaaaattgttagaaccctctccaaaagcattggcctgccgaagatagaagcagacctgtgcaggtaccagcgacatcaTGTCGCCGGCAGCTTGCTCTATgcgaattttaaggtaaaaatattattattattattattattatgtctttttctgacgaaggttgttttggcagagtatattattaagtaaagtgctaaaaatgcaacaagatcttgaagaggagaagaacaaagctatcatcaaagatttagaagaaaaagttgaaaattacgaagctgttctgaagaagaaggactttgccattcaagatcttgaaattatggctaaagaacacgaaggtgcttTAGAGAAGAAAGACTttattattcagtctatggaaggctccttggctgaggtccaagccgaaaatgatagtttaaagaatgaactactcaaaaagtcagaaaaatatgagcaagaaaaggagaagcttgaagcaagtctcaagactgaggtcaagaaaaatttaaatttgcaaa
Proteins encoded:
- the LOC103654608 gene encoding lipase-like PAD4 isoform X5; the protein is MTGEPTIAHRSNPPLWRRSQPWAGASALTTEMLLNEIRGKAVMFTGHSLGGAIATLAALHYLCISSSSSPWSPAAPVLCVTFGSPLLGNEALSRAILRERWGGNFCHVVSQHDVVPRLLFCPPDAVPAHIIVGMQLDQWPARTRHTGAVNTVTTRMADTDKNALQQLIQTHMAAVAMEQKLATPETTGGSPYRPFGTYVLCSPEGAACVDNATAAAQMLYATFASRSSPGAESPEAAHSCYGELVLKMPQHLLLKRCLRVDDTRATPNYDDGVSLALEASGIDATAMEASTARQWLKTSKRAGRRPSLNCACLATQLGRITPLRAQIEWYKAVFDAEMGYYDAFKQRRSPRKYSKVNLNRMKLGQFWDGVLTKLDAGQLPHDFHRRAKWVNAARFYQLLVEPLDIADYHHQGLHRTSGSYMTHGRERRYELFDRWWQEKACTGAGGDITSSMLAASASSRRRSKYAGLTQDPCFWARVEEAREETESARGERDVAELAMKLEELQEFERYSRELVANKEVSVDVLAPQSSYTLWVEEWNQLKLRDEVRTLLLQF
- the LOC103654608 gene encoding lipase-like PAD4 isoform X2 gives rise to the protein MDDAAGEEEASMFETSHVLGALLASSPLLASAWDRCTTATAAAPGFVHGEDGGKVYVGFSGVQAALSAAGAAVAGGGADVFAPVGLGGDAAGRMFAPLLAAEPDSSAAGEPVAVQALALQCFLKLCGNPDFQMLLNEIRGKAVMFTGHSLGGAIATLAALHYLCISSSSSPWSPAAPVLCVTFGSPLLGNEALSRAILRERWGGNFCHVVSQHDVVPRLLFCPPDAVPAHIIVGMQLDQWPARTRHTGAVNTVTTRMADTDKNALQQLIQTHMAAVAMEQKLATPETTGGSPYRPFGTYVLCSPEGAACVDNATAAAQMLYATFASRSSPGAESPEAAHSCYGELVLKMPQHLLLKRCLRVDDTRATPNYDDGVSLALEASGIDATAMEASTARQWLKTSKRAGRRPSLNCACLATQLGRITPLRAQIEWYKAVFDAEMGYYDAFKQRRSPRKYSKVNLNRMKLGQFWDGVLTKLDAGQLPHDFHRRAKWVNAARFYQLLVEPLDIADYHHQGLHRTSGSYMTHGRERRYELFDRWWQEKACTGAGGDITSSMLAASASSRRRSKYAGLTQDPCFWARVEEAREETESARGERDVAELAMKLEELQEFERYSRELVANKEVSVDVLAPQSSYTLWVEEWNQLKLRDEVRTLLLQF
- the LOC103654608 gene encoding lipase-like PAD4 isoform X4; the encoded protein is MTGEPTIAHRSNPPLWRRSQPWAGASALTTEMLLNEIRGKAVMFTGHSLGGAIATLAALHYLCISSSSSPWSPAAPVLCVTFGSPLLGNEALSRAILRERWGGNFCHVVSQHDVVPRLLFCPPDAVPAHIIVGMQLDQWPARTRHTGAVNTVTTRMADTDKNALQQLIQTHMAAVAMEQKLATPETTGGSPYRPFGTYVLCSPEGAACVDNATAAAQMLYATFASRSSPGAESPEAAHSCYGELVLKMPQHLLLKRCLRVDDTRATPNYDDGVSLALEASGIDATVRAHAMEASTARQWLKTSKRAGRRPSLNCACLATQLGRITPLRAQIEWYKAVFDAEMGYYDAFKQRRSPRKYSKVNLNRMKLGQFWDGVLTKLDAGQLPHDFHRRAKWVNAARFYQLLVEPLDIADYHHQGLHRTSGSYMTHGRERRYELFDRWWQEKACTGAGGDITSSMLAASASSRRRSKYAGLTQDPCFWARVEEAREETESARGERDVAELAMKLEELQEFERYSRELVANKEVSVDVLAPQSSYTLWVEEWNQLKLRDEVRTLLLQF
- the LOC103654608 gene encoding lipase-like PAD4 isoform X1, which encodes MDDAAGEEEASMFETSHVLGALLASSPLLASAWDRCTTATAAAPGFVHGEDGGKVYVGFSGVQAALSAAGAAVAGGGADVFAPVGLGGDAAGRMFAPLLAAEPDSSAAGEPVAVQALALQCFLKLCGNPDFQMLLNEIRGKAVMFTGHSLGGAIATLAALHYLCISSSSSPWSPAAPVLCVTFGSPLLGNEALSRAILRERWGGNFCHVVSQHDVVPRLLFCPPDAVPAHIIVGMQLDQWPARTRHTGAVNTVTTRMADTDKNALQQLIQTHMAAVAMEQKLATPETTGGSPYRPFGTYVLCSPEGAACVDNATAAAQMLYATFASRSSPGAESPEAAHSCYGELVLKMPQHLLLKRCLRVDDTRATPNYDDGVSLALEASGIDATVRAHAMEASTARQWLKTSKRAGRRPSLNCACLATQLGRITPLRAQIEWYKAVFDAEMGYYDAFKQRRSPRKYSKVNLNRMKLGQFWDGVLTKLDAGQLPHDFHRRAKWVNAARFYQLLVEPLDIADYHHQGLHRTSGSYMTHGRERRYELFDRWWQEKACTGAGGDITSSMLAASASSRRRSKYAGLTQDPCFWARVEEAREETESARGERDVAELAMKLEELQEFERYSRELVANKEVSVDVLAPQSSYTLWVEEWNQLKLRDEVRTLLLQF
- the LOC103654608 gene encoding lipase-like PAD4 isoform X3, translating into MFAPLLAAEPDSSAAGEPVAVQALALQCFLKLCGNPDFQMLLNEIRGKAVMFTGHSLGGAIATLAALHYLCISSSSSPWSPAAPVLCVTFGSPLLGNEALSRAILRERWGGNFCHVVSQHDVVPRLLFCPPDAVPAHIIVGMQLDQWPARTRHTGAVNTVTTRMADTDKNALQQLIQTHMAAVAMEQKLATPETTGGSPYRPFGTYVLCSPEGAACVDNATAAAQMLYATFASRSSPGAESPEAAHSCYGELVLKMPQHLLLKRCLRVDDTRATPNYDDGVSLALEASGIDATVRAHAMEASTARQWLKTSKRAGRRPSLNCACLATQLGRITPLRAQIEWYKAVFDAEMGYYDAFKQRRSPRKYSKVNLNRMKLGQFWDGVLTKLDAGQLPHDFHRRAKWVNAARFYQLLVEPLDIADYHHQGLHRTSGSYMTHGRERRYELFDRWWQEKACTGAGGDITSSMLAASASSRRRSKYAGLTQDPCFWARVEEAREETESARGERDVAELAMKLEELQEFERYSRELVANKEVSVDVLAPQSSYTLWVEEWNQLKLRDEVRTLLLQF